The sequence ATAAATTTTGTCCAAGTTCCATCAACTTAGCctttttattatgagaatatcCGAAATTCACCTCTAATACATAAATTATCTGTTCAAAAAAGAAGATAAACACTCTAGAaacatttttttccctttttgtcCTTAGTATATTCAatcaccccccccccccccccccggtATATTcaattcccccccccccccccccccccaaaaaaaaaaaaaaaaatttattggcCATCAATAGTGAAATGTCATTAGGCAACATTTGGGAGAATGAATTTCTTTGACTTCATTGGCTTGAAGAAAACTTAAGGGGGAGTAATGAAATGACCATTTTGTTCCAATTTGCAAGGTGTGGTTCTAATAAAAATCTCATTTTCCATCAATCACTATATAATATTGACAATCACTCACTCACACAcactctccctctctctctccctagAGGCCTTGGGAGACAGTTCTTAGTGCCTGTGACAAAGGTGACAAGTATTGTTCAATTCTCTATTACCAAATAATCGTACTCCAAATTCAATGTTTCACCCAATAATTTGAGGAAAATATTGACAATCATTTTGCAAAACTCCTAGCAATAAGTCGTAGGTCAATTGGGAAGCATGTACTAGTGGTGTTTCTCGACTTAGTTGAAGCTACTATTCTTGGGCTTTGAGGTAAGAAGTGAAGTTGTTAAATATGGAAAGTTGTTTAGTCGCAGAGCTTATAGTATAAGGAGCTAAGAAGATGTGAAATTGACGTTTTTTAGTTGTGGGGTCCATGAATTTCTTGAATCATATGAAGAGTGTAGTTAACAACTTTGATTATGTTAGATGAGAATACGAGAGAACTCATTTTTCACATTATTATGAAATATATAATCATACAAAAACCTGAGCAAAGAGAATTAAGTTacaataaaagataaaagactAATGACCTATATTCTATATATAACACCTCCTATTCCTTGGGTCAAACATCTTTGTGTATTACCATGATCTTCGATTCTCTTAAAAACAATCAAGcttttaactaaatttataaaacaaaaagtaagtttttaaaatctaccttttccatttaaaaaaaaatatgattttaaaaattGTCTTATCGTTGAACTacatacctttttttttttccgagaaaagagaagaggttttagaacttttatttaacttttaaccTTGTTGATACTCTCAAAGTTAAAAAGTTCCTCACCATAATGGTTTGGGTTCACTATTCTTTTGAACACTAAGAAGTTGGACTATATTTCTATTAAAGCACAACTTGTCAACTACTTTTGCAATATACTTTATGGAGATAAGTGCCTTCAAGAATAAAAAGTTAGAATTAGATGCATTAATTTTGTAACCACCAACTATTTTATGACACCCCATCAAggtaatataatatataatactTTGTCTGATCTCATCAAACCAttaattcttttcattgaaACTCTTGTTGACAAAACTTCATATCATTTTTTTCCCAAAAAAGCCAAGTTGGGCATCTCTCTATTTACCTTTAGGGAAAGGGATAAAGGGATAGAATATTGGTAATTGCTAAAAACAGTACTTTTGGACCTTCATTTTGTCAGTGCCAAGTGCAATCgacgagttttttttttctttattttttttatttttgttttcgtTGTGTTTAACAATTACAAAATGGAGAATTGAACTATCAAcctttaaaatgaaaattgatGTTTTCATCTATTAGTTGTGTTTGGATTGACACAACCGATAAGTTTACGAGAATAGGCAAGGATGTGTTATGAAATCgacaataaaagaaaacaaaaacgtAAATAGTTGAGAAGTCGATACAAAAATTTATATGCATAGTTCATTAACACCTTTATTGTTACAGAGAAATATCATATAATAAATTACTTAGGCATTAGTACAGTTAGAGAGTTCATAGCCAGCTCTCTAAACTCTAGGGTTAAAATCGTAAAGAACACAATTCAATGAGATCTCGTGCTTGGTCATTTGAAGTTGTCAGATATTAGATTCAAGCCATTCCAATAGGATGGATGCAAGATTTCTCATGTTTTTCTCTCTACGAAAATTGGTTTTCTTGTAATTGGGATTTATGTTTATGTAATACAGTTCATGAAGTTTGAGAAAACAACCACAGTTCAAAAGCATTGTCTCAAAGAGACAGTTTGAGAAATGCAAACCAATAATTGCTTAGACTTATCActgattcaattttttcaacTCATACTCGCGTAGATAATCCAAACACTTGAATACAATGTTGAGATATGATTTTGTAGTTCTTACGACAAGGCTTCTCCGATATCCATACCCTAAAATGGTTAACAAAAAACCACATCTTGAAGTCCGCCTTGTCATAAGAACTacataattataatattttgttttagaaaactcACTGTGGGCACATAATTGCATAGCCAAACCATTCAACTTTGCTTCATGTCACTTCATATTATAAGTGCACATACATTTGACTTTTGAGCCACATATGGAGCTAGAGGAAATCATTCTCACCTAACAAGCACAATCACTTTAGCTTACATTATGTATCCGTTCTTTCATAATGCTCGTAAACTCTAACACTTACCAAACACGTATCAGGCACTATATGAAATTAGAGGAAATCATTCTCACCTAACAAGCACAATCATTTTAGCTTAGATTATGTATCCGTTCTTTCATAATGCTTGTAAACTCTAAAACATATCGGACATGTATGAGGCATATGGAACTAGAGGCAATCATTCTCACTTAAGAAGCATAAATATTTTAGCTTCAGTTATACGCTGTATACTCGAACACATACCGAACACGTATTAGGCATTATTTGTTATGTTATCCCAATACATGTACGTTAAATTATAGTTATCCTAAGTGAATATGGATCCAACATTTGTTAGCCAAGGATCAAATACTTGTAAAGCATAATAGATGATGAACATAAATGGTAAAGATAAAAGTGATAAAACGACAACGAAATACATCATATTAACTATTAAGCATGTAGATGCATAAACTTGTTGGATTTGAACTACCTTTCTTATATCAAAAGTtggtatatatatttttataaatgtatCTTGTATTGATCTaggatttaaaaaaaaacatgtcaTCGTGTTCATCTTGTGTCTTATATGTATAATGTGTTTATATTTATGCTTCTTAGATTCTCACCATGTATTTGGATGACATGTATTCAAAAGAAAACGACTGTGGCGTTTCGATTTTCAAGTTCTTGTTGAAAGCACTAAGTCTTGGAATGCATATAACAGATCTACCAAGAATCCATTACTTTCTTTGTGACTATACATCTTTTTGTGAGATTTGACATGTTGTTCTTCAAGTGCCATGGAAATAGATAATAAATCGAGAGGGTTTTGATATTGTTTCCAAGGCAAATATTTGATTCCAAGATATTAGACACAGAATTTCTAGGCTGTAGTTACCCTAGCTTTCTCTATCTCCCTCTCTAACTCTCCAAAGATGCTCAACATTACAAGAAGGGCATCATAATATTATACCAACCTTTTCGATATTGGTCGTTATAAACTTGTGTTGTATTTCTAACGTCAGTATCGTGACGATTCATGAGCTTATTCCATCATATACGACTGTTAAAGGTTCCAAAGAAAGGAAGCAGggacaaaaatgaaaaaaacagCATCAATTAAGATATTCTGATACAAGTTGCATTGTTTTAAATCATTTCCATTTCCCCATTAGGCAAAAGGCTAAGCTTATATATATGCGTGTGTCTTCACGACTAAAATCATATTTCACAAGTCTTTGCCTTTGGGCAGACATCATATTGCTAGAAGAGTAAAAATGAAGGCTGTTGTGGTAATGCTTTCAATAAACCTTGCACTTGCTGGTGTGAACATACTACTTAAGGAGATTCTTAATGAAGGGATCAGTCAGCTACTCATTGTCGTTTATCGACAAACGATCTCCTCACTTTTCTTGTTGCCAATTGCCTATTTTTGGGAAAGGTAAAGTCACCTTGACTTCTTGAAAATTTAGTTTATATTGGTTCCTTTGCCATACTAGAGTCTGCATTTTACTACTTACCTTGATTTGTTGTATGAAAATGTTTTAAATGCTTCAAAGCTATAAAGAGTTCTCTTCTTTTTTGGTGAAAATGCAGGAAAACTAGACCTCAGCTTACAGCTTACACCTTATTCCTCCTTTTCATCAGTTCCTTACTTGGGTTAGTAATTAGTATAGACATTTTTTTGTTAACTTCGTCGGTGTATAGTAACGTTTTTAaagaattgcaaatataacaaaatcaatcAATGATGATCTACCATTGAAATATTTGATAGTTGAAtctaaattttgctatatttgtaaactTTTGTTGCAGTGTGCTATATTTGCTAATACTTTAAGTTTGATAACTTTACGATTTGTTTTAGTAAGAAACTTTGGAATGATGTACTAATGCAGGTTAACACTAACATTATACCTATTCCTAATTGGTCTACACTTCACATCTGCAACTTTCTCTTGTGCATTTCTCAACCTAGTACCCGTAAACACGTTCGTTCTAGCAGTATTGTTCCGGTACGTGCTGACAGAACTGCAGTTCATTTTCTTTCCTAACATTGACAAAAATGTAATGAAAGTAACTGTGgtttcaaaatatttctagTATGGAGAAAGTGAACATGAAAAGCAAGGGTGGAATTGCCAAAGTGGTAGGGACTCTGGTGTGCATTTCGGGGAACTTACTATTGATTCTTTACAAAGGAACACCACTAACGAGCCCTGGATCGACAAACGGGAAAACAAACGGAGGTCGTGCAATGGTTGAAGCTGAAACACAAGGAAAATGGTTAATAGGTTCATTGGTTTTGACTGGAGGGTGTTTTATGTGGTCATCTTGGTTCCTTATGCAAACAAGAGTTGGGAAGGTTTATCCATGTCAATATTCTAGTACTTGTATTATGTCATTTTTCAGTGCCATTCAATCAGCTGTTTTGCACTTGATTATAGACAGGAAGAACTCATTGTTCATTGTGAAAGGGAAATTTGCTATCTTAAGTCTCATATATGCTGTAAGTatcagttttttctttttgctaagTTAAGTTGCTATTTTGTTGCTGAAGtttgttttgtgttttgtgATGGGTTTAATAGGGATCAGTGGGATCAGGGTTGTGTTATGTGGGAATGTCTTGGTGTGTAAAGCAAAAAGGGCCAGTTTTCACAGCTGCTTTTACCCCTTTTATGGAAATTTTTGCAGCCATATTTGATTTCTTCATCTTAcatgaacagattcatctagGAAGGTTTGCTTCTTTCTTtccactttttttcttttacctcCTATTGCTTGATCGACTCAGAAATTGTTTTTAACTTTGCTCTCTTGAAGTTGAAGGAAAAACGAAACTCATTCTAAATCTAAGTTCTTGTTCTGTAatcgttttttttctttctaaaatgaaGTCTATTTCATCTTTGTTTCTTACGATGATTTACATCTATCTTAAATACAAGAGTTGAGTTTTTCATCAATTTTCATAAACAAGAAGTGGTACTTCTTTTAGTCTTCAAAGTTTGGCTTGGTTTTTAAAAACATTGGTAACAAGTACATAACAAAATGAGATATGAAAAGGTGGAATGAGTGTTTATAgacttaatttaaaaaacagaATACCAAACACTAACTGATTATCAAATGATACTTAATATCttttattagtattttaaatAACACAGAGGAAGATAAACTTTGTTTCCAAAAGTAGGTTTTACATATATTAATTGCATGTTCGGAAgcaattttgaaattattaaaaacCACATTTTTCATGTTTAAAATCACTCTTAAACATGTCTTAATCACTCAAAATCAATTTACATTCAATTTTATACATTAACACAcaattttaataaaagaaaaaaagtaatttttaaacCCACTTCGAAACATACTAACATCGAAATCAAAACTAAATACTTTGTTTGGTGGAAGATAGATTGCCATGATCATGATGAAAATTATGATTAAATGTTTTATTATGAAAAATTTTGGTTGAAAGTTGTGAGGTTGTGATGTGGCAGTGTGGTGGGGTCAGTGTTGATCATAAGTGGAATGTACATTCTTCTATGGGGAAAAGACAAAGAAGCAAAGGAATGTGTAGTGAAGCAAACTATATCAATAGAAGAAGCCTATCATAAATCAAACATATCATCAACAAATACAGATGCATTGGAACAAATATAAATGCATTTGGATCTTTTTAAGGCAGCTTCTTAGTTTTATATTGGATGAACCCAAATAAAGATATATTCTagtttactatgttcaactaaatttataatagaacaCGTGATTGGTGACTTAACTAGTTAAGATAATATAAACAATTATGTAAgtttaaaggttaaatttttattatttgaggTAGAAGTTaataaaccaaataaaaatcAAAGTGGATAATATAAACAATTATGTAAGTTTAAAGgttgaatttttattgtttgagGGAGAAGTTAATAAACCAAATGAAAATCAAAGGAAAGCTTAAAATTCTATATAGTATAGGAtaaaattacaagtttagtAACTACTGGACTTTTAGGTTTATGTCCAATAAGTCTTCAAATTATAACGAGATATTTAGGGTGTTGAGTTAGTTATTGTAGTCGTTTGTCGGTTATAATATTCTATGTTTGGAGTGCTATTTTAGTATGTgtagaaaatagtaaacattgTAAAATAGACCAAAAACGACAAAAAGTAAGGATTAGTGAACGTTACAATGATTATAAATAGATCCTGAGCTATAATAGTTCACTCTACTCTTGAAGTTGGAGGTCTAAACACTCCCTAAAAGTATCTTTTGTATCAGATAAGTTTCTGGTCTAGTAACCTATTCAATGCTCATTAAAATTAGCAAACCTATCTATCACATAATTGAATGTGGTTATCATCTTATtagttataaaattaattttgggatagttgcaaatatgataattagattcaaaatattagcataaatagcaacatttttaaaaaaattacaaatacaacaaaatttgtcataaagtctatcactaatagatcatgttgaaaatattggtctattatcgataaaccataagagtctatatCAGTGATAATAGCCTATCACTAATAAATTTTGCTACAttcgtaattttttttaaaatgttgctattgATCAAGAAATTTCGACCAATTAAATTCCACCATGTCATCACAACAAACATTGTGATAATTATAATTCGATTGGGTTTGGGTAATTAAGTCTTCTCATACCCAATCCAATTAGGccctaaatataaaaattgggccaaagaaataatggacctcAGCCCGTCAAACAAGTGAGCTCGAGCCCGAGCCCAATAGACAGATGGACCCAAGCTTAAGctcaacaagcaaatgggcccaagctcACCTATAGTCCATGAAATTTCTCTGTAAATAGAGACCTTTGCCATTCATTTTGGGATCTTTGGATTGAAGGAAGAActgaagctctgaagaattgaagactcAAACTTCTAAAGGccctcaagacgtgcaagttattaTCAACCTTGAGATCATCcttctgaaagattgaagacttggaagattaaAACTTTTCCAGAAtttcagaagattgaagctcgaatcGACTTGAAACTACAACTTTATGAAGATTgaagaccacgaagttctaaGATTAAATTGTATTCGAAAGAAAGAAACAGAGGAgcaaatattagagattgtatcccaatacataaatcaatacaaagtttaattccacgaattacatttcttttgaaatctcgtgtggacaGTTTGGCACACCCAGTGGGACAGTCTCTACCTTttatctctttctctttttgaagaacatccaaagaaaatcatgacatttcaaggcaacacttccaaatCTCTCAGCGACATCGGCAAACGGCCAAACATCATAGCCGCTCAAGGGAGATTCAATCATCTGAAGATATGCCACCCTTTGAAGTCGCAAAGAATATTTAGGAGCAAATCTTCAGGCCATAaaaaggtggaattgtaatcaaagaaaACCCTGCGATTGACGAACATAACTCGTCATCTGAGCACTCAAACGAGGAGGTGCCTCatccaaatataatgtcagttatggtgACTAACGTGGATACAAGCGAAGACATAATGgtagaatttgaaaaaaaggTTAATATGCTCATGAAGGCGGTTGAAGAAAGGGATTTTGAGATTGCATCGCCAAAGAATCACATTGAGAGTCGTGACGCTGCTGAATCAAGTCACACACACTATCAAGAATGTTGGCAAAGGGAAGACAATTATACAAGAAAGTCAACTATAAAATTTGACCTCAATTGCATCGTTGTCTGTTCAGCAGCTGCAAAAGATGActgcaaactccatcaaaactcaataCGATGGATCTGCTCAAACCTTCTCTTTATATTCCAAGCCATATACGAAGAGGATTGATAATATGAGGATGCCACACGGATACCAGCCACCCAAGTTTCAACAGTTTGATGGAAAGGGGaacccaaaacaacatgttgctcaTTTCATCGAAACATGTGAAACTGCTGGTACACGAGGAGATTTGTTAGTCAAGCAGTTTGTCCAAACTCTCAAGGGAAACACCTTCAACTGGTACACCGACTTGGAGTTTGAATCCATTGATAGCTGGGAGCAGCTTGAGAGGGACTTTCTCAACGATTTTTATAACATCCGACGTATTGTTAGTATGACAGAGTTAACTGCAATCAAGTAGCGAAAGGGTGAGCCAGTCATTGACTATATTAATCGCTGGAGAGCATTAAGCCTTCACTGCAAAGATAGATTAACTGAATTATCAGCAGTTGAAGTGTGCACTCAAGGAATGCATTGGAGGCTCCTGTGCTTCTTGTAGGGAATAAAAGCCCACACCTTTGAAAAGTTAGCAATCAGAGCTCATGATATGGAGCTAAGTATTGATAATAGAGGAAACAATGATCTATTAGTcccaaaaattagaaaagaaaagaaagaagtgaagAGCACCTAG comes from Cucumis melo cultivar AY chromosome 12, USDA_Cmelo_AY_1.0, whole genome shotgun sequence and encodes:
- the LOC103488142 gene encoding WAT1-related protein At3g30340-like yields the protein MKAVVVMLSINLALAGVNILLKEILNEGISQLLIVVYRQTISSLFLLPIAYFWERKTRPQLTAYTLFLLFISSLLGLTLTLYLFLIGLHFTSATFSCAFLNLVPVNTFVLAVLFRMEKVNMKSKGGIAKVVGTLVCISGNLLLILYKGTPLTSPGSTNGKTNGGRAMVEAETQGKWLIGSLVLTGGCFMWSSWFLMQTRVGKVYPCQYSSTCIMSFFSAIQSAVLHLIIDRKNSLFIVKGKFAILSLIYAGSVGSGLCYVGMSWCVKQKGPVFTAAFTPFMEIFAAIFDFFILHEQIHLGSVVGSVLIISGMYILLWGKDKEAKECVVKQTISIEEAYHKSNISSTNTDALEQI